A window from Chroicocephalus ridibundus chromosome 19, bChrRid1.1, whole genome shotgun sequence encodes these proteins:
- the SLC30A2 gene encoding proton-coupled zinc antiporter SLC30A2 isoform X1 → MLFSCKNDPRYGPSPRQVLPGDCAKERAQLGAGTGARPGAGGTEQPALPHAGGRRPPRPAAAGTQEALPGRQHLPCLHGGGSCGRVPGAQPGHPDGRSPPPDGFCQHHDQPLCALGVLTSPHQNHELRLAPGRDSGGPAVRALHLGGDGRPGLPGCPAPDLGRLRHRGQRHAHHLRLRRGRQHRVRTAGSPHPSTPPSVPHPVPAGPRDVTAALLCRMGVALHQTGHGHSHGAGGEQPNASVRAAFVHVVGDLLQSVGVLVASYIIFFKPEYKYVDPICTFLFSALVLGTTLTILRDVLLVLMEGTPKGMDFNAVRETLLAVQGVEAVHSLHIWALTAAQPLLSVHIAINAGASAQEVLEEASSRLQGTFRFHTTTIQVESYSEEMRDCRECQPPRD, encoded by the exons Atgcttttctcctgcaaaaat GACCCCCGCTACGGCCCCTCTCCCCGACAGGTCCTACCTGGGGACTGTGCAAAAGAACGGGCACAACTCGGTGCAGGGACAGGCGCCCGCCCTGGAGCTGGGGGCACGGAGCAGCCGGCACTGCCACACGCAGGGGGGCGACGGCCACCCCGGCCAGCAGCAGCGGGCACGCAGGAAGCTCTACCTGGCCGCCAGCATCTGCCTTGTCTTCATGGTGGGGGAAGCTGTGG GCGGGTACCTGGCGCACAGCCTGGCCATCCTGACGGACGCAGCCCACCTCCTGACGGATTTTGCCAGCATCATGATCAGCCTCTTTGCGCTCTGGGTGTCCTCACGTCCCCCCACCAAAACCATGAACTTCGGCTGGCACCGGGCAG AGATTCTGGGGGCCCTGCTGTCCGTGCTCTCCATCTGGGTGGTGACGGGCGTCCTGGTCTACCTGGCTGCCCAGCGCCTGATCTCGGCCGACTACGACATCGAGGGCAGCGTCATGCTCATCACCTCCGCCTGCGCCGTGGCCGTCAACATCGTGTACGTACAGCcggctctccccatccctccaccccgCCGAGTGTCCCCCACCCTGTGCCCGCTGGCCCCAGGGATGTCACCgctgccctgctctgcaggaTGGGGGTGGCCCTGCACCAGACGGGGCACGGGCACAGCCACGGGGCAGGCGGCGAGCAGCCCAACGCCAGCGTCCGCGCCGCCTTCGTCCACGTCGTGGGGGACCTGCTACAGAGCGTCGGCGTCCTCGTCGCGTCCTACATCATCTTCTTTAAG cctgagTACAAATACGTGGATCCCATCTGCACCTTCCTCTTCTCCGCGCTGGTGCTGGGGACGACGCTGACCATCCTCCGCGACGTCCTCCTCGTCCTCATGGAGG gcacccCCAAAGGGATGGACTTCAACGCCGTGCGGGAGACGCTGCTGGCGGTGCAGGGGGTGGAGGCCGTGCACAGCCTCCACATCTGGGCGCTGACGGCGGCGCAGCCCCTGCTCTCGGTGCACATCGCCATCA ACGCGGGCGCCAGCGcgcaggaggtgctggaggaggcCAGCTCCCGGCTGCAGGGCACCTTCCGCTTCCACACCACCACCATCCAGGTGGAGAGCTACTCCGAGGAGATGCGGGACTGCCGGGAATGCCAGCCCCCCCGCgactga
- the PDIK1L gene encoding serine/threonine-protein kinase PDIK1L: MVSSQPKYDLIREVGRGSYGVVYEAVVRKTSARVAVKKIRCHAPENVELALREFWALSSIKSQHPNVIHLEECILQKDGMVQKMSHGSSSSLYLQLVETSLKGEIVFDPRSAYYLWFVMDFCDGGDMNEYLLSRKPNRKTNTSFMLQLSSALAFLHKNQIIHRDLKPDNILISRSRMDASDLEPTLKVADFGLSKVCSASGQNPEEPVNVNKCFLSTACGTDFYMAPEVWEGHYTAKADIFALGIIIWAMLERMTFIDTETKKELLGSYVKQGTAIVPVGEALLENPKMELLIPVKKKSMNARMKQLIKEMLAANPQDRPDAFELELRLVNIAFKDSSWDT, encoded by the exons ATGGTGAGTAGCCAGCCTAAGTACGATCTAATACGAGAGGTTGGTCGTGGCAGTTATGGTGTGGTGTACGAAGCAGTCGTCAGGAAGACCTCTGCACGGGTCGCGGTGAAAAAGATTCGGTGCCATGCTCCAGAGAACGTGGAACTAGCTCTGCGTGAGTTCTGGGCACTTAGCAGTATCAAGAGCCAGCATCCCAACGTCATTCACCTGGAGGAGTGCATCTTGCAGAAAGATGGTATGGTGCAGAAGATGTCTCATGGCTCCAGTTCCTCCCTTTATTTACAG CTTGTAGAGACCTCATTAAAAGGAGAAATAGTCTTTGACCCCAGAAGTGCTTATTACCTCTGGTTTGTAATGGATTTCTGTGATGGTGGAGATATGAATGAGTATCTGCTGTCCCGAAAGCCAAACCGCAAGACCAACACCAGTTTCATGCTCCAGCTCAGCAGCGCACTGGCATTCCTGCACAAAAATCAGATTATTCATCGTGATCTCAAACCTGACAATATCCTGATATCTCGGAGCAGGATGGATGCTAGTGACTTGGAGCCTACCCTGAAAGTAGCTGATTTTGGGCTGAGTAAAGTATGTTCGGCCTCAGGACAGAATCCTGAGGAACCAGTTAATGTCAATAAGTGTTTTCTATCGACTGCGTGTGGGACTGACTTCTACATGGCCCCCGAAGTCTGGGAAGGACACTACACTGCCAAAGCAGACATCTTTGCCTTGGGGATTATAATCTGGGCGATGTTGGAAAGAATGACATTCATAGATAcggaaacaaagaaagaacttCTGGGGAGTTATGTCAAGCAGGGAACGGCAATCGTGCCCGTTGGAGAGGCGCTTCTAGAAAACCCTAAAATGGAACTGCTCATCCCCGTAAAGAAAAAATCCATGAATGCTCGAATGAAACAGCTGATCAAGGAAATGCTGGCTGCCAACCCGCAGGACCGACCCGATGCTTTTGAGCTGGAACTGCGATTAGTCAACATAGCTTTTAAAGACAGCAGCTGGGACACGTGA
- the TRIM63 gene encoding E3 ubiquitin-protein ligase TRIM63 isoform X2 has product MDFQAGILQDGSPMESLEKQLICPICLEMFSKPVVILPCQHNLCRKCANDVFQAANPYWQSRGSVISGGRFRCPSCRHEVLLDRHGVYGLQRNLLVENIIDIYKQECSRPLKKGEHPMCKEHEDERINIYCVTCEVPTCSMCKVFGAHKDCEVAPLQTVFQGQKTELNNCISMLVAGNDRIQTIISQLEDSCRSTEENSEAAKRELCARFDALAAVLEEKKSELLERITHEQGDKTSFVQGLICRYKEQLEKSSRLVETAIQAMEETGGAAFLMNAKQLIKTIVEASKGGRLEKIEHGYENMDAFSVSLEHLAEAVRALDFDPAEEDEEYFDGEEEEVEEDVAPERAVTAPQ; this is encoded by the exons ATGGATTTCCAAGCCGGCATCCTGCAGGATGGCAGCCCCATGGAGAGCCTGGAGAAGCAGCTCATCTGCCCCATCTGCTTGGAGATGTTCAGCAAGCCGGTGGTGATCCTGCCCTGCCAACACAACCTCTGCCGCAAATGTGCCAACGACGTCTTCCAG GCCGCCAACCCCTACTGGCAGAGCCGGGGCAGCGTGATTTCGGGGGGCCGGTTCCGGTGCCCATCGTGTCGCCATGAGGTGCTGCTGGACCGTCACGGCGTCTACGGGCTGCAGAGGAACCTGCTGGTGGAGAACATCATCGACATCTACAAGCAGGAGTGCTCCAG GCCACTGAAGAAGGGGGAGCACCCCATGTGCAAGGAGCACGAGGACGAGCGGATCAACATCTACTGCGTCACCTGCGAGGTCCCCACCTGCTCCATGTGCAAAGTCTTCGGTGCCCACAAGGACTGCGAGGTCGCCCCCCTGCAAACCGTCTTCCAGGGCCAGAAG ACCGAGCTGAACAACTGCATCTCCATGCTGGTGGCGGGAAACGACCGGATCCAGACCATCATCTCCCAGCTGGAGGACTCGTGCCGGAGCACCGAg GAGAACAGCGAGGCGGCCAAGCGGGAGCTGTGCGCTCGCTTCGACGCCTTGGCAGCGGTGCTGGAGGAGAAGAAGTCGGAGCTGCTGGAGCGCATCACCCATGAGCAGGGCGACAAGACAAGCTTTGTCCAGGGCCTCATCTGCCGCtacaaggagcagctggagaagtcAAGTCGGCTGGTGGAGACGGCCATCCAAGCCATGGAGGAGACCGGGGGGGCCGCCTTCCTCATG aACGCCAAGCAGCTCATTAAAAC GATCGTGGAGGCCTCCAAGGGTGGCAGGCTGGAGAAGATCGAGCACGGCTACGAGAACATGGACGCCTTCTCGGTGAGCCTGGAGCACCTCGCCGAGGCGGTCCGTGCCTTGGACTTCGACCCTG CCGAGGAAGATGAGGAGTACTTTgatggggaggaagaagaggtggaggaggatgTGGCGCCCGAGAGGGCAGTGACGG ctccccagTAG
- the SLC30A2 gene encoding proton-coupled zinc antiporter SLC30A2 isoform X2, protein MAPVEEKRHLLSEGAGGTPATAPLPDRSYLGTVQKNGHNSVQGQAPALELGARSSRHCHTQGGDGHPGQQQRARRKLYLAASICLVFMVGEAVGGYLAHSLAILTDAAHLLTDFASIMISLFALWVSSRPPTKTMNFGWHRAEILGALLSVLSIWVVTGVLVYLAAQRLISADYDIEGSVMLITSACAVAVNIVMGVALHQTGHGHSHGAGGEQPNASVRAAFVHVVGDLLQSVGVLVASYIIFFKPEYKYVDPICTFLFSALVLGTTLTILRDVLLVLMEGTPKGMDFNAVRETLLAVQGVEAVHSLHIWALTAAQPLLSVHIAINAGASAQEVLEEASSRLQGTFRFHTTTIQVESYSEEMRDCRECQPPRD, encoded by the exons ATGGCACCCGTCGAGGAGAAACGGCACCTGCTGAGCGAGGGCGCAGGCGG GACCCCCGCTACGGCCCCTCTCCCCGACAGGTCCTACCTGGGGACTGTGCAAAAGAACGGGCACAACTCGGTGCAGGGACAGGCGCCCGCCCTGGAGCTGGGGGCACGGAGCAGCCGGCACTGCCACACGCAGGGGGGCGACGGCCACCCCGGCCAGCAGCAGCGGGCACGCAGGAAGCTCTACCTGGCCGCCAGCATCTGCCTTGTCTTCATGGTGGGGGAAGCTGTGG GCGGGTACCTGGCGCACAGCCTGGCCATCCTGACGGACGCAGCCCACCTCCTGACGGATTTTGCCAGCATCATGATCAGCCTCTTTGCGCTCTGGGTGTCCTCACGTCCCCCCACCAAAACCATGAACTTCGGCTGGCACCGGGCAG AGATTCTGGGGGCCCTGCTGTCCGTGCTCTCCATCTGGGTGGTGACGGGCGTCCTGGTCTACCTGGCTGCCCAGCGCCTGATCTCGGCCGACTACGACATCGAGGGCAGCGTCATGCTCATCACCTCCGCCTGCGCCGTGGCCGTCAACATCGT gaTGGGGGTGGCCCTGCACCAGACGGGGCACGGGCACAGCCACGGGGCAGGCGGCGAGCAGCCCAACGCCAGCGTCCGCGCCGCCTTCGTCCACGTCGTGGGGGACCTGCTACAGAGCGTCGGCGTCCTCGTCGCGTCCTACATCATCTTCTTTAAG cctgagTACAAATACGTGGATCCCATCTGCACCTTCCTCTTCTCCGCGCTGGTGCTGGGGACGACGCTGACCATCCTCCGCGACGTCCTCCTCGTCCTCATGGAGG gcacccCCAAAGGGATGGACTTCAACGCCGTGCGGGAGACGCTGCTGGCGGTGCAGGGGGTGGAGGCCGTGCACAGCCTCCACATCTGGGCGCTGACGGCGGCGCAGCCCCTGCTCTCGGTGCACATCGCCATCA ACGCGGGCGCCAGCGcgcaggaggtgctggaggaggcCAGCTCCCGGCTGCAGGGCACCTTCCGCTTCCACACCACCACCATCCAGGTGGAGAGCTACTCCGAGGAGATGCGGGACTGCCGGGAATGCCAGCCCCCCCGCgactga
- the TRIM63 gene encoding E3 ubiquitin-protein ligase TRIM63 isoform X1 → MDFQAGILQDGSPMESLEKQLICPICLEMFSKPVVILPCQHNLCRKCANDVFQAANPYWQSRGSVISGGRFRCPSCRHEVLLDRHGVYGLQRNLLVENIIDIYKQECSSRPLKKGEHPMCKEHEDERINIYCVTCEVPTCSMCKVFGAHKDCEVAPLQTVFQGQKTELNNCISMLVAGNDRIQTIISQLEDSCRSTEENSEAAKRELCARFDALAAVLEEKKSELLERITHEQGDKTSFVQGLICRYKEQLEKSSRLVETAIQAMEETGGAAFLMNAKQLIKTIVEASKGGRLEKIEHGYENMDAFSVSLEHLAEAVRALDFDPAEEDEEYFDGEEEEVEEDVAPERAVTAPQ, encoded by the exons ATGGATTTCCAAGCCGGCATCCTGCAGGATGGCAGCCCCATGGAGAGCCTGGAGAAGCAGCTCATCTGCCCCATCTGCTTGGAGATGTTCAGCAAGCCGGTGGTGATCCTGCCCTGCCAACACAACCTCTGCCGCAAATGTGCCAACGACGTCTTCCAG GCCGCCAACCCCTACTGGCAGAGCCGGGGCAGCGTGATTTCGGGGGGCCGGTTCCGGTGCCCATCGTGTCGCCATGAGGTGCTGCTGGACCGTCACGGCGTCTACGGGCTGCAGAGGAACCTGCTGGTGGAGAACATCATCGACATCTACAAGCAGGAGTGCTCCAG CAGGCCACTGAAGAAGGGGGAGCACCCCATGTGCAAGGAGCACGAGGACGAGCGGATCAACATCTACTGCGTCACCTGCGAGGTCCCCACCTGCTCCATGTGCAAAGTCTTCGGTGCCCACAAGGACTGCGAGGTCGCCCCCCTGCAAACCGTCTTCCAGGGCCAGAAG ACCGAGCTGAACAACTGCATCTCCATGCTGGTGGCGGGAAACGACCGGATCCAGACCATCATCTCCCAGCTGGAGGACTCGTGCCGGAGCACCGAg GAGAACAGCGAGGCGGCCAAGCGGGAGCTGTGCGCTCGCTTCGACGCCTTGGCAGCGGTGCTGGAGGAGAAGAAGTCGGAGCTGCTGGAGCGCATCACCCATGAGCAGGGCGACAAGACAAGCTTTGTCCAGGGCCTCATCTGCCGCtacaaggagcagctggagaagtcAAGTCGGCTGGTGGAGACGGCCATCCAAGCCATGGAGGAGACCGGGGGGGCCGCCTTCCTCATG aACGCCAAGCAGCTCATTAAAAC GATCGTGGAGGCCTCCAAGGGTGGCAGGCTGGAGAAGATCGAGCACGGCTACGAGAACATGGACGCCTTCTCGGTGAGCCTGGAGCACCTCGCCGAGGCGGTCCGTGCCTTGGACTTCGACCCTG CCGAGGAAGATGAGGAGTACTTTgatggggaggaagaagaggtggaggaggatgTGGCGCCCGAGAGGGCAGTGACGG ctccccagTAG
- the EXTL1 gene encoding exostosin-like 1 isoform X1 codes for MQTRKKYIFLTFLASWLLLFFFGGDQLRRFAFFSGRKAEAQRNWPHWTDRSLLKSFADPELLQSDGDPSLPSPRERRAARLSVYKNSGCRMETCFDFSRCEKNGFKVFTYPRERDQPLSESYSKILTSIERSRYYTPNPAEACLFILSIDTLDRDHLSGQYVRNVDEKIRGFPLWNGGRNHLIFNLYSGTWPNYTEDLGFDIGQAILAKASFYTENFRPGFDISIPLFSKDHPQRGGERGWLYQDSIPPKKKYLLVFKGKRYLTGIGSGTRNALHHIHNGKDIVSLTTCKHGKDWEKHKDTRCDKDNVDYEKFDYQELLHNSTFCIVPRGRRLGSFRFLEALQAACIPVLLSDGWELPFAEAIDWSKAAVVGNERLLLQIPSAVRCIHPERVLAFQQQTQFLWDAYFSSVDKIVHTTLEIIKDRLLPHHSRSRFLWNTLPGGLLALPDFSTHLGDFPFYYLQHGSSPSEKFTAFIRAVSPADSLSQPILRLIQAVSGSQYCAQILVLWSCEKPPPPSGKWPQTTVPLTIIQGRGKLSDRFFPYAAIQTDAVLSLDEHTSLSTSEVDFAFVVWRSFPERIVGFPTRSHFWDPEQRRWGYTSKWTNEISIVLTAAAFYHRYYHSLFTEFLPVGLRELVDGLATCEDILMNVLVAAVTKLPPIKVTQRKQHKETVSQQVGCKDGDAGTPPVGERSPSPPRSPPAKVKGTAGTAGGRRFSQQQDCLNQLADWFGYMPLMSSQLRLDPVLFKDQVSVLRKKYPRLEKP; via the exons ATGCAGACcaggaagaaatacattttcctgaCTTTCCTTGCCTCTTggctcctgcttttcttctttggagGAGACCAGCTGCGCCGTTTCGCTTTCTTTTCCGGGAGGAAAGCCGAAGCCCAGAGGAACTGGCCCCACTGGACGGATCGGTCCCTCCTCAAAAGCTTTGCAGACCCCGAGTTGCTCCAGAGCGATGGGGACCCCTCGCTGCCATCAccccgggagcggcgggcggcACGGCTGAGCGTCTACAAGAACAGCGGATGCCGGATGGAAACCTGCTTCGACTTCTCCAGGTGCGAGAAGAACGGCTTCAAAGTCTTCACCTACCCCCGGGAGAGGGACCAGCCCCTCTCGGAGAGTTACAGCAAAATCCTCACCTCCATCGAGCGCTCTCGCTACTACACCCCGAACCCCGCGGAAGCCTGCCTCTTCATCCTCAGCATCGACACGCTGGACCGCGACCATCTCTCGGGTCAATACGTCCGTAACGTCGATGAGAAAATCCGTGGTTTCCCGCTCTGGAATGGCGGCCGTAACCACCTCATCTTCAACCTCTACTCGGGCACCTGGCCCAATTACACCGAGGACCTGGGTTTTGACATCGGCCAGGCCATCCTGGCCAAAGCCAGCTTCTACACTGAGAACTTCAGGCCCGGCTTTGACATCTCCATCCCTCTCTTCTCCAAGGACCACCCACAgcgcggcggggagagggggtggTTGTACCAGGActccatccccccaaaaaagaaatacttgttGGTGTTCAAGGGGAAGCGGTACCTGACCGGCATCGGCTCCGGCACCAGGAACGCGCTGCACCACATCCACAACGGAAAGGACATCGTCTCCCTCACCACCTGCAAGCATGGCAAGGACTGGGAGAAGCACAAGGACACGCGCTGTGACAAGGATAACGTCGACTACGAAAA GTTCGACTACCAGGAGCTGCTGCACAATTCCACCTTCTGCATCGTGCCCCGGGGCAGGCGCTTGGGCTCCTTCCGCTTCCTGGAAGCACTGCAG GCCGCCTGCATCCCGGTGCTGCTGAGCGACGGCTGGGAGCTGCCCTTCGCCGAAGCCATCGACTGGAGCAAAGCTGCCGTCGTGGGCAATgagcggctgctgctgcag ATCCCCTCCGCCGTCCGCTGCATCCACCCGGAGCGGgtgctggctttccagcagcagacCCAGTTCCTCTGGGACGCGTACTTCTCCTCCGTCGACAAGATCGTGCACACCACGCTGGAG ATCATCAAGGACCGGCTGCTCCCACACCATTCCCGCTCCCGCTTCCTCTGGAACACGCTGCCTGGGGGGCTCCTGGCCCTGCCTGACTTCTCCACCCACCTCGGGGACTTTCCCTTCTACTACTTGCAGCACG GCTCAAGCCCCTCGGAGAAATTCACAGCTTTCATCCGGGCCGTCTCGCCAGCCgactccctctcccagcccatcCTCAGGCTCATCCAGGCCGTCTCCGGATCCCAGTACTGCGCCCAG ATCCTGGTGCTGTGGAGCTGCGAGAAGCCACCGCCGCCCAGCGGGAAATGGCCCCAGACCACCGTGCCTCTGACCATCATccagggcagggggaag CTCAGCGACCGCTTCTTCCCCTACGCGGCCATCCAGACGGACGCCGTGCTCAGCTTGGATGAGCACACCAGCCTCTCGACCAGCGAG GTGGACTTTGCCTTTGTGGTGTGGCGCAGCTTCCCTGAGCGCATCGTGGGCTTCCCCACGCGCAGCCACTTCTGGGACCCCGAGCAGAGGCGCTGGGGCTACACCTCCAAGTGGACCAACGAGATCTCCATCGTCCTCACCGCTGCCGCCTTCTACCACAG GTATTATCACAGCCTCTTCACGGAGTTCctgccggtggggctgcgggagctggtgGATGGCCTGGCCACCTGCGAGGACATCCTGATGAACGTCCTTGTGGCCGCTGTCACCAAGCTGCCGCCCATCAAGGTCACCCAGCGGAAGCAGCACAAGGAGACGGTGTCCCAGCAGGTAGGGTGCAAGGATGGGGATGCGGGGACCCCCCCGGTTGGGGAGCGGAGCCCCTCACCCCCACGCTCCCCTCCTGCCAAGGTGAAGGGCACGGCGGGGACGGCCGGCGGCCGGCgtttctcccagcagcaggacTGCCTCAACCAGCTGGCGGACTGGTTCGGCTACATGCCCCTCATGTCCTCCCAGTTGCGCCTCGACCCCGTCCTCTTCAAGGACCAGGTCTCCGTCCTGCGCAAAAAATACCCGCGCTTGGAGAAACCCTGA
- the EXTL1 gene encoding exostosin-like 1 isoform X2: protein MQTRKKYIFLTFLASWLLLFFFGGDQLRRFAFFSGRKAEAQRNWPHWTDRSLLKSFADPELLQSDGDPSLPSPRERRAARLSVYKNSGCRMETCFDFSRCEKNGFKVFTYPRERDQPLSESYSKILTSIERSRYYTPNPAEACLFILSIDTLDRDHLSGQYVRNVDEKIRGFPLWNGGRNHLIFNLYSGTWPNYTEDLGFDIGQAILAKASFYTENFRPGFDISIPLFSKDHPQRGGERGWLYQDSIPPKKKYLLVFKGKRYLTGIGSGTRNALHHIHNGKDIVSLTTCKHGKDWEKHKDTRCDKDNVDYEKFDYQELLHNSTFCIVPRGRRLGSFRFLEALQAACIPVLLSDGWELPFAEAIDWSKAAVVGNERLLLQIPSAVRCIHPERVLAFQQQTQFLWDAYFSSVDKIVHTTLEIIKDRLLPHHSRSRFLWNTLPGGLLALPDFSTHLGDFPFYYLQHGSSPSEKFTAFIRAVSPADSLSQPILRLIQAVSGSQYCAQILVLWSCEKPPPPSGKWPQTTVPLTIIQGRGKLSDRFFPYAAIQTDAVLSLDEHTSLSTSEVDFAFVVWRSFPERIVGFPTRSHFWDPEQRRWGYTSKWTNEISIVLTAAAFYHRYYHSLFTEFLPVGLRELVDGLATCEDILMNVLVAAVTKLPPIKVTQRKQHKETVSQQVKGTAGTAGGRRFSQQQDCLNQLADWFGYMPLMSSQLRLDPVLFKDQVSVLRKKYPRLEKP from the exons ATGCAGACcaggaagaaatacattttcctgaCTTTCCTTGCCTCTTggctcctgcttttcttctttggagGAGACCAGCTGCGCCGTTTCGCTTTCTTTTCCGGGAGGAAAGCCGAAGCCCAGAGGAACTGGCCCCACTGGACGGATCGGTCCCTCCTCAAAAGCTTTGCAGACCCCGAGTTGCTCCAGAGCGATGGGGACCCCTCGCTGCCATCAccccgggagcggcgggcggcACGGCTGAGCGTCTACAAGAACAGCGGATGCCGGATGGAAACCTGCTTCGACTTCTCCAGGTGCGAGAAGAACGGCTTCAAAGTCTTCACCTACCCCCGGGAGAGGGACCAGCCCCTCTCGGAGAGTTACAGCAAAATCCTCACCTCCATCGAGCGCTCTCGCTACTACACCCCGAACCCCGCGGAAGCCTGCCTCTTCATCCTCAGCATCGACACGCTGGACCGCGACCATCTCTCGGGTCAATACGTCCGTAACGTCGATGAGAAAATCCGTGGTTTCCCGCTCTGGAATGGCGGCCGTAACCACCTCATCTTCAACCTCTACTCGGGCACCTGGCCCAATTACACCGAGGACCTGGGTTTTGACATCGGCCAGGCCATCCTGGCCAAAGCCAGCTTCTACACTGAGAACTTCAGGCCCGGCTTTGACATCTCCATCCCTCTCTTCTCCAAGGACCACCCACAgcgcggcggggagagggggtggTTGTACCAGGActccatccccccaaaaaagaaatacttgttGGTGTTCAAGGGGAAGCGGTACCTGACCGGCATCGGCTCCGGCACCAGGAACGCGCTGCACCACATCCACAACGGAAAGGACATCGTCTCCCTCACCACCTGCAAGCATGGCAAGGACTGGGAGAAGCACAAGGACACGCGCTGTGACAAGGATAACGTCGACTACGAAAA GTTCGACTACCAGGAGCTGCTGCACAATTCCACCTTCTGCATCGTGCCCCGGGGCAGGCGCTTGGGCTCCTTCCGCTTCCTGGAAGCACTGCAG GCCGCCTGCATCCCGGTGCTGCTGAGCGACGGCTGGGAGCTGCCCTTCGCCGAAGCCATCGACTGGAGCAAAGCTGCCGTCGTGGGCAATgagcggctgctgctgcag ATCCCCTCCGCCGTCCGCTGCATCCACCCGGAGCGGgtgctggctttccagcagcagacCCAGTTCCTCTGGGACGCGTACTTCTCCTCCGTCGACAAGATCGTGCACACCACGCTGGAG ATCATCAAGGACCGGCTGCTCCCACACCATTCCCGCTCCCGCTTCCTCTGGAACACGCTGCCTGGGGGGCTCCTGGCCCTGCCTGACTTCTCCACCCACCTCGGGGACTTTCCCTTCTACTACTTGCAGCACG GCTCAAGCCCCTCGGAGAAATTCACAGCTTTCATCCGGGCCGTCTCGCCAGCCgactccctctcccagcccatcCTCAGGCTCATCCAGGCCGTCTCCGGATCCCAGTACTGCGCCCAG ATCCTGGTGCTGTGGAGCTGCGAGAAGCCACCGCCGCCCAGCGGGAAATGGCCCCAGACCACCGTGCCTCTGACCATCATccagggcagggggaag CTCAGCGACCGCTTCTTCCCCTACGCGGCCATCCAGACGGACGCCGTGCTCAGCTTGGATGAGCACACCAGCCTCTCGACCAGCGAG GTGGACTTTGCCTTTGTGGTGTGGCGCAGCTTCCCTGAGCGCATCGTGGGCTTCCCCACGCGCAGCCACTTCTGGGACCCCGAGCAGAGGCGCTGGGGCTACACCTCCAAGTGGACCAACGAGATCTCCATCGTCCTCACCGCTGCCGCCTTCTACCACAG GTATTATCACAGCCTCTTCACGGAGTTCctgccggtggggctgcgggagctggtgGATGGCCTGGCCACCTGCGAGGACATCCTGATGAACGTCCTTGTGGCCGCTGTCACCAAGCTGCCGCCCATCAAGGTCACCCAGCGGAAGCAGCACAAGGAGACGGTGTCCCAGCAG GTGAAGGGCACGGCGGGGACGGCCGGCGGCCGGCgtttctcccagcagcaggacTGCCTCAACCAGCTGGCGGACTGGTTCGGCTACATGCCCCTCATGTCCTCCCAGTTGCGCCTCGACCCCGTCCTCTTCAAGGACCAGGTCTCCGTCCTGCGCAAAAAATACCCGCGCTTGGAGAAACCCTGA